One window of Cohnella hashimotonis genomic DNA carries:
- a CDS encoding sensor histidine kinase, which produces MPHPFKSGTLRRTLVIYLLIACLFPPILFSAYTYSSLHSILTGKIRSGIDASLKQEATGMENMLNDLDFVSKQFALDGRLAELVNRYLKTSQTYDKAEIKQDIEDSLNLVNFTSPNVGLTVYYMPKAAEPVLFNNLPVAEGFSIENLPPFVQYKGAVFHGPHRTQYKNSDNTVISSLRVVRTEQQTPVYIYLESNYNLFRKILNSALYGMKVSHYVFDEEGDALYADDGDPPLDPKQLRYEEIAASDGGPYRGYYLFGYESPQGWKLMTAVSKNEFNREINDWFRRLALLFAFAFGLAIVLAMLVWRKVYGSIRKVNREIVRMTRDREAPVQYMKVEEFDQLLGSFQHMKTTVNGLIQEIGQNERAKYQLETEKLLSQINPHFLHNTLNTVQWVARAGGQEEIDRIVTLLVQVLQYNMGKNSLIVTVGQELEALRHYIELQSYRYEDELTFSIDVEPGTERVAMPRFLLQPLVENAIYHGQSEEGGEIRIVVEREQDAPGMLTLRVTDNGPGMNEETLAALLEDEGASRRGMGIGLKYVKRLLESYYGSGDLLRIRSAPGEGTTLSVHIPIRSEVELYDQSACR; this is translated from the coding sequence ATGCCTCATCCCTTCAAGTCCGGCACGCTGAGACGTACGCTCGTCATCTATTTGCTGATCGCCTGTCTGTTTCCGCCGATTCTGTTTTCGGCCTACACGTATTCGTCGCTTCACTCCATCCTGACCGGCAAGATCCGCAGCGGCATCGACGCGAGCCTCAAGCAGGAGGCGACGGGGATGGAGAACATGCTGAACGACCTGGACTTCGTCTCCAAGCAATTCGCGCTGGACGGGCGGCTGGCCGAGCTGGTCAACCGTTATCTGAAGACGAGCCAGACCTACGATAAAGCGGAGATCAAGCAGGATATCGAGGACAGCTTGAATCTGGTCAACTTCACAAGCCCGAACGTGGGACTCACCGTGTACTACATGCCGAAGGCCGCGGAGCCGGTACTTTTCAATAACCTTCCTGTAGCGGAAGGCTTCTCGATCGAGAACCTGCCGCCGTTCGTGCAGTACAAGGGCGCCGTTTTCCATGGACCGCACCGCACCCAGTACAAGAACAGCGACAATACGGTCATCTCGTCCCTGCGCGTCGTGCGTACGGAGCAGCAGACGCCGGTTTACATTTATTTGGAATCGAATTACAATCTGTTCCGCAAAATTTTAAACAGCGCGCTGTATGGCATGAAGGTATCGCATTACGTGTTCGACGAGGAGGGCGACGCGCTGTACGCAGACGACGGCGACCCGCCGCTCGATCCGAAGCAGCTGCGCTACGAAGAGATCGCCGCCTCGGACGGCGGGCCTTATCGCGGCTATTACCTGTTCGGCTACGAGAGCCCGCAGGGCTGGAAGCTGATGACGGCCGTCAGCAAAAACGAATTCAACCGGGAGATCAACGACTGGTTCCGACGGCTGGCGCTGTTGTTCGCGTTCGCATTCGGACTCGCGATCGTGCTCGCCATGCTCGTCTGGCGCAAGGTATACGGGTCTATCCGGAAGGTGAACCGCGAGATCGTCCGCATGACCCGTGACCGGGAAGCGCCGGTCCAGTATATGAAGGTGGAGGAGTTCGATCAGCTATTAGGCAGCTTCCAGCATATGAAGACGACGGTCAACGGGCTGATCCAGGAGATCGGCCAGAACGAGCGGGCGAAGTACCAGCTGGAGACGGAGAAGCTGCTGAGCCAGATCAACCCGCATTTTCTGCACAACACGCTGAATACGGTGCAATGGGTCGCCAGAGCGGGCGGTCAGGAGGAGATCGACCGGATCGTAACGCTGCTCGTCCAGGTGCTTCAATACAATATGGGGAAAAACAGCCTGATCGTCACCGTCGGGCAGGAGCTCGAGGCGCTGCGCCATTATATTGAGCTGCAAAGCTATCGCTACGAGGACGAGCTGACCTTCAGCATTGACGTTGAGCCCGGCACGGAGCGGGTTGCGATGCCGCGCTTCCTGCTGCAGCCGCTCGTAGAGAACGCGATCTACCACGGACAGAGCGAGGAAGGCGGGGAGATCCGCATCGTCGTCGAGCGTGAGCAGGACGCGCCGGGCATGCTGACGCTCCGGGTCACCGACAACGGTCCGGGCATGAACGAGGAGACGCTTGCCGCGCTGCTCGAGGACGAGGGGGCCTCCCGCAGAGGGATGGGCATCGGCCTCAAGTACGTCAAGCGGCTGCTGGAGAGCTACTACGGCAGCGGCGACTTGCTGCGCATTCGCAGCGCGCCCGGAGAGGGAACGACGCTGTCCGTGCATATACCGATTCGAAGCGAGGTGGAGCTCTATGATCAAAGCGCTTGTCGTTGA
- a CDS encoding extracellular solute-binding protein — protein MKKKKALTASVAVLLATSLAACSGGNNGNNASPSAAPSGSASSGASASASASSAPQRDAYKIDVFSMLSNFSGEQQGWFAKVVKDKFNLDLNIISSNLEGGGDVKFSAMMSAGSLGDLVVFGDDGQKYQDAIKAGMLLDWTQDGLLDKYGPNLLKYAPKAIEKNKVNFGGGSKVYGIGFDVGEGDGPSEGKDMTYNPNLRFDLYQKAGSPKITKMEDYLPVLKKMQELEPKSDSGRPTYAFSMWQDWDGNMMMNTKAWAGLNGFDETDGFNNGGFTLISADKSEVQGVLDEDGYYMRGLKLYFDANQMGLVDPDSMTQKFDDVVNKMTDGQLLFTWFPWLNTYNTPERLAEGKGFALVPFEEERTFSYGYNPYGGNRVWAIGAKAKHPERVLEFLDWMYSPEGTMVANYGPEGLNWKLENGKPVLTDFGKQALPSNATAVPEEFGGGTWKDGQNQINNTTLKMTGINPETGDPYDYTLWTSTLAAAPNKLEENWRAAMGGATSAKDYLQKNDKIAINKQIFTGTAPEVISDDLSQKQGQVSQVIKQYSWKMVFAKNQAEFDKLKKEMITKAKGLGYDDVFNWNKAQNEKVFEYRNK, from the coding sequence ATGAAAAAGAAAAAAGCGCTAACCGCATCCGTCGCCGTTCTGCTCGCGACGAGCCTCGCCGCCTGCTCCGGCGGCAACAATGGCAACAACGCTTCGCCATCCGCAGCGCCATCCGGCTCGGCATCGTCCGGCGCTTCTGCAAGCGCTTCCGCGTCGAGCGCGCCGCAGCGCGACGCCTATAAGATCGACGTGTTCTCGATGCTGTCCAACTTCTCGGGCGAGCAGCAGGGCTGGTTTGCCAAGGTCGTCAAGGACAAGTTCAATCTCGACCTCAACATCATCTCCTCGAATCTCGAGGGCGGCGGCGACGTGAAGTTCTCCGCGATGATGTCGGCCGGCAGTCTGGGCGATCTGGTCGTGTTCGGCGACGACGGGCAGAAGTATCAGGATGCGATCAAGGCGGGCATGCTGCTCGACTGGACGCAGGACGGCCTGCTGGACAAGTACGGACCGAACCTGTTGAAGTACGCGCCCAAAGCGATCGAGAAGAACAAAGTTAACTTCGGCGGCGGCTCCAAGGTATACGGCATCGGCTTCGACGTCGGCGAAGGAGACGGTCCATCGGAAGGCAAGGACATGACCTACAACCCGAACCTGCGCTTCGACCTGTACCAGAAGGCCGGCAGTCCGAAGATCACCAAGATGGAGGATTACCTCCCCGTGCTCAAGAAGATGCAGGAGCTGGAGCCGAAGAGCGACTCTGGCCGGCCGACCTACGCTTTCTCGATGTGGCAGGATTGGGACGGCAATATGATGATGAACACCAAGGCCTGGGCGGGCTTGAACGGCTTCGACGAGACGGACGGCTTCAACAACGGCGGCTTCACGCTGATCTCGGCCGACAAGAGCGAAGTGCAAGGCGTGCTCGACGAAGACGGCTACTATATGCGCGGTCTGAAGCTGTATTTTGACGCGAACCAAATGGGACTGGTCGATCCGGACTCCATGACGCAAAAGTTCGACGACGTCGTCAATAAGATGACGGACGGCCAGCTGCTGTTCACCTGGTTCCCGTGGCTCAACACGTACAATACGCCTGAGCGTCTGGCCGAAGGCAAGGGCTTCGCGCTCGTGCCGTTCGAAGAAGAGCGCACGTTCTCCTACGGCTACAATCCGTACGGCGGCAACCGCGTCTGGGCGATCGGCGCCAAGGCGAAGCATCCGGAGCGCGTGCTCGAGTTCCTCGACTGGATGTACAGCCCGGAAGGCACGATGGTCGCCAACTACGGTCCGGAAGGCCTCAACTGGAAGCTCGAAAACGGCAAGCCCGTCCTGACGGACTTCGGCAAGCAGGCGCTCCCGTCCAACGCTACGGCGGTACCGGAAGAGTTCGGCGGCGGCACGTGGAAGGACGGCCAGAACCAGATCAACAACACGACGCTGAAGATGACCGGCATCAATCCGGAGACTGGCGATCCGTACGACTATACGCTGTGGACCTCGACGCTCGCAGCGGCGCCGAACAAGCTGGAGGAAAACTGGAGAGCCGCGATGGGCGGCGCGACGAGCGCCAAAGATTACTTGCAGAAGAACGACAAGATCGCGATCAACAAGCAAATCTTCACCGGCACCGCGCCGGAAGTCATCTCCGACGACTTGTCGCAGAAGCAAGGCCAGGTCTCGCAGGTCATCAAGCAATATTCCTGGAAGATGGTATTCGCGAAGAACCAGGCCGAGTTCGACAAGCTCAAGAAGGAAATGATTACGAAGGCCAAGGGTCTCGGCTACGACGACGTTTTCAACTGGAACAAAGCGCAGAACGAAAAGGTATTCGAGTACCGCAACAAGTAA
- a CDS encoding carbohydrate ABC transporter permease, with amino-acid sequence MKIRSSTGDKVFHTFNYLFFAIFTLLCLFPFYYLFINTISSNDLSSRGMVMWYPKEIHFNNYLQVLKLKGLSQAAIVSVGRTVIGTLATVAGSAFLGYIFTKRKMWGRTFWYRFIMITMYFNAGIIPWYVIMLKLHMTNNFMAYILPMIVSPFYVILVKTFVESLPDVLQESAEIDGAGTMTLFFRIIMPLIMPIAATIAIFAAVTQWNSFIDTVFLMTDQKYYTLQFVLYKYLNESNSLAAIIRSSGGSANVDLSKMQTATSIRTTVSMIVVIPILFVYPFFQRFFVKGIMIGAVKG; translated from the coding sequence TTGAAGATCCGCAGCTCGACCGGGGACAAAGTGTTCCACACGTTCAACTACCTGTTCTTCGCTATCTTTACGCTGCTGTGCCTGTTTCCGTTCTATTATCTGTTCATCAATACGATCAGCAGCAACGATCTAAGCTCAAGAGGCATGGTCATGTGGTACCCGAAGGAAATTCACTTCAATAACTACCTTCAGGTGCTGAAACTCAAAGGCCTGTCGCAAGCGGCGATCGTATCCGTCGGACGCACGGTTATCGGGACGCTGGCTACGGTCGCAGGCTCCGCGTTCCTCGGCTACATTTTCACCAAGCGCAAGATGTGGGGCCGCACGTTCTGGTACCGGTTCATCATGATCACGATGTACTTCAACGCGGGCATCATCCCATGGTACGTCATCATGCTGAAGCTGCACATGACCAACAACTTCATGGCTTATATTTTGCCGATGATCGTCTCGCCTTTCTACGTAATCCTGGTCAAAACGTTCGTCGAATCGCTGCCCGACGTACTGCAGGAATCGGCCGAGATCGACGGCGCAGGGACGATGACGCTGTTCTTCCGCATCATTATGCCGCTCATCATGCCGATCGCCGCCACCATCGCCATTTTCGCCGCCGTCACGCAGTGGAACTCCTTTATCGACACCGTGTTCCTCATGACCGACCAGAAGTACTACACGCTTCAATTCGTGCTCTACAAGTACCTGAACGAATCCAACTCGCTCGCGGCCATCATCCGCAGCAGCGGGGGATCGGCGAACGTCGATCTGTCCAAGATGCAGACGGCGACCTCGATCCGCACGACCGTCTCGATGATCGTCGTCATCCCGATTTTGTTCGTTTACCCGTTCTTCCAGCGCTTTTTCGTCAAAGGCATCATGATCGGCGCGGTTAAAGGCTGA
- a CDS encoding ABC transporter permease: MSSAVGTSQHSQTVVQPAAKKRGIAERYRLFLYALPFLALVFIFSYMPLYGWIYSLYNYRPGFKLSDTPFVGLQWFRSIFANPTQTQEVLRVMKNTVAMSALGILTSVLPVAFAILLSEIRSMRFKKTVQILTTLPNFISWVLVYAIAFMMFNVDNGLINRLLIELGLQDRGFNYLANDSHTWLAMILWATWKGLGWGAIMYIAAITGIDQEQYDAAKVDGAGRFRQMWNITVPGIMPTYFVLLLLSIANFINNGMEQYFVFQNPINKDHIEVLDLYVYNTGMLGTNFSFATAVSMLKSIISIGLLFFANRLSKWVRGESII; the protein is encoded by the coding sequence ATGAGTTCGGCTGTCGGCACTTCGCAGCATTCTCAGACCGTCGTCCAGCCAGCCGCCAAAAAACGCGGCATCGCGGAACGCTACCGATTGTTTTTGTATGCGCTTCCTTTCCTTGCGCTCGTGTTCATATTCAGCTATATGCCGCTGTACGGCTGGATCTACTCGCTCTACAATTACCGGCCCGGCTTCAAGCTGAGCGACACGCCGTTCGTCGGCCTGCAGTGGTTCCGCTCGATCTTCGCCAACCCGACGCAGACCCAAGAGGTGCTGCGGGTCATGAAGAACACTGTTGCGATGAGCGCGCTCGGCATTCTGACCTCGGTGCTGCCAGTCGCCTTCGCCATCCTGCTGTCCGAGATCCGGTCGATGCGCTTCAAGAAGACGGTGCAGATCCTGACGACGCTGCCGAACTTCATCAGCTGGGTGCTCGTTTATGCAATCGCCTTCATGATGTTTAACGTGGATAACGGTCTTATCAACCGGCTCCTGATCGAGCTCGGACTTCAAGACCGCGGCTTCAACTACCTGGCGAACGACAGCCACACCTGGCTCGCCATGATTCTGTGGGCCACCTGGAAAGGTCTCGGCTGGGGCGCGATCATGTACATCGCGGCCATCACCGGCATCGACCAGGAGCAGTACGATGCGGCCAAGGTCGACGGCGCGGGCCGTTTCCGCCAGATGTGGAACATCACGGTGCCGGGCATCATGCCGACGTACTTCGTGCTGCTGCTGCTCTCGATCGCCAACTTCATCAACAACGGGATGGAGCAGTACTTCGTTTTTCAGAACCCGATCAACAAGGACCATATCGAGGTGCTAGACCTCTACGTCTACAACACGGGCATGCTCGGCACCAACTTCTCTTTCGCGACGGCCGTCAGCATGCTGAAGTCGATCATCAGCATCGGGCTGCTGTTCTTCGCCAACCGGCTGTCGAAGTGGGTGCGCGGGGAATCGATCATCTAA
- a CDS encoding MFS transporter produces MASTASTRAEPGSARDASLAVMPVLLCISFVHMMNDSMQAVVPAMFTVLEKSLSLSFAQVGWITFALNMTSSVMQPVVGSYTDKTARPYLLPLGMCLSLIGMVGIAFAPAFWSVLIAVMFIGLGSSIFHPEGSRVVYFAAGGKRGLAQSIYQVGGNAGSSLAPLMAAAIFIPFGQHGAIWGTLFAAFAIAALMWLIPWYKGQLNAWREKSAAASAKRKAGAAAAELTNHPRALFAMTLLVFIVFGRSWYHSGISGFYQFYLIDHYGLSKSSAQIPLFLFLATGVAGTFFGGVMADRIGLKKMIVLSIVGALPFSLALPYLPLWAIYPAIAIMGFILLSGFSVAVVYAQHLLPTKVGMASGLTTGLAFGMGAIGAVVLGKAADVFGMSEVMHTIGILPVVGFLAMLLPSDRKRTA; encoded by the coding sequence ATGGCATCCACCGCATCGACGCGCGCCGAGCCGGGCAGCGCCCGCGACGCCTCTCTCGCCGTCATGCCAGTGCTGCTCTGCATCAGCTTCGTTCATATGATGAACGATTCGATGCAGGCGGTCGTCCCCGCGATGTTCACCGTTCTCGAAAAGTCGTTAAGCCTGTCGTTCGCCCAAGTCGGATGGATCACGTTCGCGCTCAATATGACGTCGTCGGTCATGCAGCCGGTCGTCGGTTCCTACACGGATAAGACCGCAAGGCCGTACCTGCTGCCGCTCGGCATGTGTCTCAGCCTGATCGGCATGGTCGGCATCGCCTTCGCGCCGGCTTTCTGGAGCGTGCTGATCGCCGTCATGTTCATCGGTCTCGGCTCTTCCATTTTTCATCCCGAAGGCTCGCGCGTCGTCTACTTCGCGGCGGGCGGCAAGCGAGGACTGGCCCAATCGATCTATCAGGTCGGCGGCAACGCAGGCAGCTCGCTGGCGCCGCTTATGGCGGCGGCCATCTTTATCCCCTTCGGTCAGCATGGCGCAATCTGGGGGACGTTGTTCGCGGCATTCGCCATCGCAGCCTTGATGTGGCTGATACCGTGGTATAAGGGACAGCTCAACGCCTGGCGGGAAAAAAGCGCAGCGGCCAGCGCGAAGCGCAAAGCAGGCGCTGCCGCAGCCGAGCTGACGAACCATCCGCGAGCGCTGTTCGCCATGACGCTGCTTGTCTTCATCGTATTCGGCCGTTCCTGGTACCACTCGGGGATCAGCGGGTTCTACCAGTTCTACCTGATCGACCACTACGGCTTGTCCAAGTCGTCGGCCCAGATCCCGCTCTTCCTGTTCCTAGCGACCGGCGTGGCAGGCACCTTCTTCGGCGGCGTCATGGCGGACCGGATCGGGCTCAAAAAAATGATCGTGCTCTCGATCGTGGGGGCGCTGCCCTTTTCGCTCGCGCTGCCGTATTTGCCGCTGTGGGCGATCTATCCCGCCATCGCGATCATGGGCTTCATCCTGCTGTCCGGCTTCTCCGTCGCCGTCGTCTACGCGCAGCATCTGCTGCCCACCAAGGTCGGCATGGCCTCCGGCCTGACGACCGGACTCGCGTTCGGCATGGGCGCCATCGGCGCCGTCGTCCTGGGCAAAGCCGCCGACGTCTTCGGCATGTCAGAGGTCATGCACACGATCGGCATCCTGCCCGTCGTCGGATTCCTGGCCATGCTGCTGCCGTCCGACCGCAAACGCACCGCATAA
- a CDS encoding TlpA family protein disulfide reductase, whose translation MQKQVLRDWAMLAVFVTVAIVLMLSYRGPSQAAHGSALSVGDGQVSEAAAVRNVALSTRPAAPKLLDMAPDFSLEGLDGATHSLSDYRGKLVVLNFWASWCGPCREEASALVKTAAHYKDKATVVAVNLTASDDESSARSFATDQHFAFPVLLDRLGTVGELYRIRPIPTTLFIDARGVVADEALGALGEDEFARRIEALLAPTGRG comes from the coding sequence GTGCAAAAGCAAGTATTACGCGATTGGGCGATGCTTGCCGTCTTCGTGACGGTTGCGATTGTATTGATGCTGTCTTACCGCGGTCCCTCACAAGCCGCACATGGCTCCGCGTTGTCTGTCGGGGACGGACAGGTCAGCGAAGCCGCCGCCGTCCGGAACGTAGCGCTCTCCACTCGTCCTGCGGCTCCCAAGCTGCTGGACATGGCCCCGGACTTCTCGCTGGAAGGCTTGGACGGCGCCACGCATTCCTTGTCCGACTACCGGGGCAAGCTAGTTGTTCTGAACTTTTGGGCTTCCTGGTGCGGCCCGTGCAGAGAGGAAGCTTCGGCCCTCGTCAAGACTGCCGCGCACTATAAAGACAAAGCGACCGTCGTAGCCGTCAATCTGACCGCCTCCGATGACGAATCCTCCGCACGCTCCTTCGCAACCGACCAGCATTTCGCGTTTCCCGTGCTGCTCGACCGCCTGGGGACCGTGGGAGAGCTTTACCGGATCCGGCCGATTCCGACGACGTTGTTCATCGACGCCCGGGGCGTCGTCGCGGACGAAGCGCTCGGCGCGCTCGGCGAGGACGAGTTCGCACGGCGCATTGAAGCGCTGCTCGCGCCGACGGGCCGGGGAT